A region of the Corynebacterium renale genome:
AAAGTAGTCAGCGGCACCGCCAGGATAAGCGCGAGGGCGCCGATGATGGAGCGCAGCAGCTCGGTGGCGACGACATCGCTGGTCAGAGTGTCAAATAGCGAACGGTCCGCGGCCGAGATGAGCAGTAGCAGGGGAAGTGCCGCGCCGGTGTAGCTCAGGACCAGGGTGTACACCACGGAAGTGATGTGGTCTTGGCCCACGCGCATCGCACCGGTGAACAGGCGCCAGGGGGTGGCGTCGGGATCCAGGTCGGCGAGCTCGTTGATGGTGGAGGCTTGGGCGATGGTCACGTCGTTGAGCACGCCTAGGGTGCCGATGATAAACCCGGCGGACAGTAACCCCATGACGGAGACTTCCGGCAGGTAGAGCATGATGTTGAGCAGGTCCTCGGAACCCAGGCCGCGCACCCCCGTGGAGCGAAGCCCCAGGGTGGTTAGCCCCGCTGCGAGGAGGAGTGCGAGCAGAGTGCCGGCAAGCGCAGCCGCTGATTTCCAGTTAATGCCGTGCACCAGCGGAACCACTGCAAGCAGAATTACGGCGCCGGTAATCACGGCCAGCAGGGAGGACGACACGCCCGTGGCCACCGCCGGCAGGAGATAGGCCAGGATGAACGCCAACGTGATCCCCAGGCCTGCGAGCGCGCGTACACCGCGCCATCCTGCGAAGATAATCAGCCCGAGTACAACCGCTAGGCCCCACCACAACAGGGAAGGGCCGCGGGCATAGTCGGCGAAGGCTAGCTGGTCGCCGGAGGTCATGCGGATCTTGTCACCGGGTTCCAGGACTGGTTCTCCGGGGACGTTGTAGTGCACAAACATGGTGTTGCGCCCCGCATGTTCGCCGGAGGTGATTTCTACGACGGAGCGCCTGCACTCCTGGTCGGCCGAAGTGTCATCCACTGGGAAGATGGGGGAACCGTCGAAAACCTGGCCGACGGAGGGGGATTGGCAGGCGTCACTGTCGACGGAGATCACGGTGCCG
Encoded here:
- a CDS encoding YibE/F family protein; protein product: MSRHASATTRSLPRRLLLGGLILAAITALVGMAWTWPRGGYPDISDAFVHSQYNQKLIDGTVISVDSDACQSPSVGQVFDGSPIFPVDDTSADQECRRSVVEITSGEHAGRNTMFVHYNVPGEPVLEPGDKIRMTSGDQLAFADYARGPSLLWWGLAVVLGLIIFAGWRGVRALAGLGITLAFILAYLLPAVATGVSSSLLAVITGAVILLAVVPLVHGINWKSAAALAGTLLALLLAAGLTTLGLRSTGVRGLGSEDLLNIMLYLPEVSVMGLLSAGFIIGTLGVLNDVTIAQASTINELADLDPDATPWRLFTGAMRVGQDHITSVVYTLVLSYTGAALPLLLLISAADRSLFDTLTSDVVATELLRSIIGALALILAVPLTTFVAAWTVPEKSDTHRLELAQKPPQQRVPHSH